In one Candidatus Hydrogenedentota bacterium genomic region, the following are encoded:
- a CDS encoding 2-isopropylmalate synthase translates to MSNRIYLFDTTLRDGEQSPGASMDVNAKIQMAQQLDRLGVDVLEAGFPIASQDEFDGVVRVAKTVKKSSVAALARALNKDIERAAAALEHARSPVLHTFLATSDIHMEYKLKMSKAQVVDTAVAAVRLAKSLLPRVEFSAEDATRSNPDFLVEVVSAVIEAGADVINLPDTVGYTTPDEIREMFRYVIANAAGADKVIFSSHNHNDLGLAVANALAAIQGGARQIECTVNGIGERAGNTALEELVMAIHTRSDQFPFECGINKKEITSSSTVLSMITGLTIPFNKPIVGRNAFAHESGIHQHGMLAHAKTYEIMTPESVGRERSDLVLGKHSGRAGLAKRSEDLGFDLTEEEIDQLYDLFIDLADKKKEVYTDDLRMLIVGMYDKGLETYYLEQLRASGVDPTVALVKLRHGDQVDTETATGDGPVDAACKAIEKIAGLTGRLEQFEIRATTPGKDALGEAYVMVRFDDRLYRGNGVSTDIVEAAIHAYLNALNKHVAYLESDRVVEAHKNGNGNRNKASKAK, encoded by the coding sequence ATGTCGAACCGAATTTATCTTTTTGATACTACCCTGAGAGATGGCGAGCAGTCTCCCGGCGCGAGCATGGATGTGAACGCTAAAATCCAAATGGCACAACAACTGGACCGTCTCGGTGTAGACGTTCTTGAAGCCGGTTTCCCCATCGCATCGCAAGATGAGTTTGACGGTGTGGTGCGTGTTGCCAAGACCGTTAAAAAGTCCTCTGTCGCCGCACTCGCCCGTGCGTTAAACAAAGATATTGAACGTGCCGCTGCAGCGCTGGAACATGCGCGAAGCCCCGTACTGCACACCTTTCTGGCTACTTCTGACATCCATATGGAATACAAACTGAAGATGAGCAAAGCGCAGGTCGTGGATACGGCTGTTGCTGCCGTGCGTTTAGCAAAAAGCCTGCTTCCCCGCGTTGAATTTTCTGCAGAAGATGCCACCCGGTCCAACCCCGATTTCTTGGTTGAAGTCGTTTCCGCCGTTATTGAAGCGGGCGCAGATGTTATTAATCTGCCCGATACGGTGGGCTATACCACACCCGACGAGATTCGGGAAATGTTCCGCTATGTCATCGCCAACGCGGCCGGCGCAGATAAAGTCATTTTTTCCTCCCACAACCATAATGATCTGGGCTTGGCAGTTGCCAATGCACTTGCCGCCATCCAGGGCGGAGCACGACAAATTGAATGTACTGTCAATGGCATCGGCGAACGGGCAGGAAATACGGCGCTCGAAGAATTGGTCATGGCAATCCATACACGCTCAGATCAGTTCCCCTTCGAATGCGGTATCAACAAAAAAGAAATTACCTCGTCAAGCACCGTGTTGAGCATGATCACGGGGCTGACCATCCCCTTCAACAAACCGATTGTGGGACGCAACGCTTTCGCCCATGAATCCGGCATCCACCAACATGGAATGCTCGCTCATGCCAAAACCTACGAAATTATGACCCCTGAATCGGTGGGTCGTGAGCGGAGCGATCTCGTACTGGGCAAACATTCCGGGCGTGCCGGTTTAGCCAAACGCAGTGAGGATCTGGGCTTTGACTTGACCGAAGAAGAAATTGATCAGCTCTATGATCTGTTCATTGATCTGGCGGACAAGAAAAAAGAAGTCTATACAGATGATCTGCGTATGCTCATTGTCGGAATGTATGATAAAGGACTGGAAACCTATTATCTGGAACAATTGCGTGCTTCCGGCGTGGATCCTACTGTTGCGTTGGTGAAACTGCGCCACGGCGATCAGGTCGATACAGAAACCGCCACCGGTGACGGTCCTGTTGATGCCGCTTGTAAAGCCATCGAAAAGATCGCAGGGCTCACCGGCAGACTGGAACAATTCGAAATCCGCGCGACCACGCCAGGTAAAGACGCCTTGGGTGAAGCCTACGTCATGGTTCGTTTCGACGACCGTTTATACCGTGGTAACGGTGTCAGCACAGATATCGTTGAGGCGGCCATCCACGCGTACCTGAATGCGCTGAACAAACACGTTGCGTATTTGGAAAGCGATCGTGTCGTAGAAGCCCATAAGAATGGCAACGGCAACAGAAATAAAGCGTCCAAAGCGAAATAG